One part of the Coffea eugenioides isolate CCC68of chromosome 10, Ceug_1.0, whole genome shotgun sequence genome encodes these proteins:
- the LOC113750756 gene encoding neurofilament light polypeptide-like has translation MHSPLPRDLEFMKKLSPAEMVQSLMVSTASTSAFVAEMTHRYCALVEEQDTGKLQNQISKLEKKLAVSESEKAELQRQLKEAEAKGEEAEVTINSLRSALEEEQKRGDQVKKSHEQALNSVGASAVEAFRRSEAFTKDLGQLLTPNFMFGFTSGVDAAAAHLSSEALESLKNNDSYNEDSKELCDRMAEGLQAGRNLAEVQNEFNKWLSELDEVFEEGEEAGEDEAGGDIGEEHGEELHPGRGESGEKAAHDGAETGNGAETGV, from the coding sequence ATGCACTCCCCCCTGCCAAGGGATTTGGAGTTTATGAAGAAGCTGTCCCCGGCTGAGATGGTTCAAAGCCTCATGGTGAGCACAGCTTCCACCTCAGCTTTTGTGGCCGAAATGACACACCGGTACTGTGCTCTGGTCGAGGAGCAGGACACCGGCAAGCTGCAAAATCAGATCTCCAAGTTGGAGAAGAAACTGGCGGTGTCCGAGTCTGAGAAGGCCGAGCTCCAGAGACAGCTTAAGGAGGCCGAAGCTAAGGGTGAGGAGGCCGAGGTTACAATAAATAGTCTCAGATCGGCCCTCGAAGAAGAGCAGAAGAGGGGGGACCAGGTGAAGAAGTCTCATGAGCAAGCCCTCAACAGCGTTGGGGCCTCGGCAGTGGAAGCATTTCGGAGGTCTGAGGCCTTCACCAAGGATCTCGGCCAACTGCTCACACCAAACTTCATGTTCGGCTTCACGTCGGGTGTGGACGCGGCCGCAGCCCACCTCTCCTCCGAAGCCTTGGAGTCGTTGAAAAACAATGACAGCTACAATGAGGACTCCAAGGAGTTGTGCGACCGGATGGCCGAGGGCCTCCAGGCCGGAAGGAACTTAGCCGAAGTCCAGAACGAGTTCAACAAGTGGCTGTCCGAACTCGACGAAGTGTTCGAGGAGGGTGAAGAAGCTGGGGAAGATGAAGCCGGAGGGGACATCGGCGAGGAGCATGGAGAAGAACTTCACCCCGGCCGAGGAGAGTCCGGTGAGAAGGCTGCCCATGATGGGGCTGAGACGGGGAATGGAGCCGAGACGGGGGTCTAG